One Mycolicibacterium sarraceniae genomic window carries:
- the wzm gene encoding galactan export ABC transporter permease subunit Wzm/RfbD encodes MTFIDAAAQSKTFRRAWGDLADGYRKRELWLHLGWQDIKQKYRRSVLGPFWITIATGTTAVAMGALYSQLFHLELSEHLPYVTLGLIIWNMINAAILEGSDVFIANEGLIKQLPTPLSVHVYRLVWRQMILFAHNIVIYVVIAIIFPKHWTWPDLAAIPALLLIMLNCVWVSFCFGILATRYRDIGPLLFSIVQLLFFMTPIIWNDNTLQQQGAGQWAKIIELNPLLHYLDILRAPLLGADQHWRHWAVVIALTVIGWVVAAFALRQYRARVPYWV; translated from the coding sequence GACGGATACCGCAAGCGCGAACTGTGGCTGCACCTGGGCTGGCAGGACATCAAGCAGAAGTACCGTCGCTCGGTGCTCGGCCCGTTCTGGATCACGATCGCCACTGGAACGACCGCCGTCGCGATGGGCGCGCTGTACTCGCAGCTGTTTCACCTCGAGCTGTCCGAGCATCTGCCCTATGTGACGCTGGGACTGATCATCTGGAACATGATCAACGCCGCGATCCTCGAGGGCTCCGACGTGTTCATCGCCAACGAGGGTTTGATCAAACAGCTGCCGACGCCGTTGAGCGTGCACGTGTATCGGCTGGTGTGGCGGCAGATGATTCTGTTCGCGCACAACATCGTCATCTACGTGGTGATCGCGATCATCTTTCCGAAGCACTGGACGTGGCCCGACCTGGCGGCGATCCCGGCGTTGCTGTTGATCATGCTGAACTGCGTGTGGGTGTCGTTCTGCTTCGGCATCCTGGCCACCCGCTACCGCGATATCGGTCCGCTGCTGTTCTCGATCGTGCAGCTGTTGTTCTTCATGACGCCGATCATCTGGAACGACAACACACTTCAGCAGCAGGGCGCCGGACAGTGGGCGAAGATCATCGAGCTCAACCCGCTGCTGCACTATCTCGACATCCTGCGGGCTCCCCTGCTGGGCGCCGACCAACACTGGCGACACTGGGCCGTCGTGATAGCGCTGACCGTGATCGGCTGGGTGGTCGCGGCATTCGCGCTGCGGCAATATCGCGCGCGCGTGCCGTACTGGGTCTAG
- a CDS encoding HNH endonuclease signature motif containing protein produces the protein MFDARLGDMSDAAAVDAIVDEARLEAQAAARRLARIAGLVAQRCSDDERAHWACDAWDALAAELSAALAVTHGRASAEMTLAMSLRHRFPRVGALFLAGELSYRVCEAIVDRTYLVQDRGIIAILDRAIAEDAVAWGPMSKLKLQRAIDYWVDRYDPGAVRRTRAWVRDRDIVVDTRHAHDGVVEIRGSVQQTDGVVIERRLTQMAHAVCEDDPRTIGQRRADAMGAIAAGSDHLACLCGNRDCPAAEPDGRAASVVVHVVADADVLDAQSDPAMHGEEPAAGGVLTGNRGIVPAPLLAELIRSGAKVRRLRRPSDDPEPQYRPSTALDEFVRMRDMTCRYPHCDMPAEYCDVDHTIPWPWGPTHASNLACKCRKHHLLKTFWAGWDDQQDPDGTITWTSPGGRIYRTQPGSRLLIPRWNVTTATLPAPVGEPPPTIGLMMPTRRKTRAAQRAYRIAAERNRPPPF, from the coding sequence ATGTTCGATGCCAGGTTGGGGGATATGAGCGATGCGGCGGCGGTGGATGCCATCGTCGACGAAGCCCGACTGGAAGCTCAAGCTGCGGCGCGACGGTTGGCGAGGATCGCCGGATTGGTGGCGCAGCGGTGTTCCGATGATGAGCGAGCGCATTGGGCCTGCGATGCGTGGGACGCCCTCGCCGCCGAGCTGTCAGCCGCACTGGCGGTGACCCACGGCCGGGCATCGGCGGAGATGACGCTGGCGATGTCGCTGCGCCATCGGTTCCCCCGGGTGGGCGCCCTGTTCCTGGCTGGAGAGCTCAGTTATCGGGTGTGCGAGGCGATCGTGGATCGCACCTACCTAGTACAAGACCGAGGCATCATCGCGATCCTGGATCGGGCAATCGCTGAGGACGCCGTGGCGTGGGGTCCGATGTCCAAGCTGAAACTGCAGCGGGCGATCGACTACTGGGTGGATCGTTACGACCCCGGTGCCGTGCGCCGCACCCGCGCTTGGGTGCGGGATCGCGATATCGTCGTCGATACGCGCCATGCCCATGACGGGGTCGTCGAGATCCGGGGATCAGTCCAGCAGACTGACGGTGTCGTGATCGAACGCCGGTTGACGCAGATGGCGCACGCCGTGTGTGAGGACGATCCCCGAACGATCGGGCAGCGCCGCGCCGATGCGATGGGGGCGATCGCCGCCGGCTCGGATCATCTGGCCTGCCTGTGCGGCAACCGCGACTGCCCCGCCGCCGAACCCGACGGGCGCGCGGCCAGTGTGGTCGTGCACGTGGTGGCCGACGCGGATGTCCTTGACGCCCAATCTGATCCAGCCATGCACGGCGAAGAGCCCGCGGCAGGTGGGGTGCTGACCGGCAATCGCGGAATCGTGCCCGCGCCGCTGTTGGCCGAACTCATCCGCTCTGGCGCGAAAGTCCGCCGCCTGCGCCGCCCGAGTGACGATCCCGAACCGCAGTATCGGCCCTCAACAGCGTTGGATGAGTTCGTCAGGATGCGGGACATGACCTGCCGCTACCCGCACTGCGATATGCCCGCCGAGTATTGCGATGTCGACCACACCATCCCCTGGCCGTGGGGACCCACCCACGCTTCAAACCTGGCGTGCAAATGCCGAAAACACCACCTGCTCAAGACCTTCTGGGCCGGCTGGGATGATCAACAAGACCCCGATGGCACGATCACGTGGACCTCACCAGGTGGCAGAATCTATCGCACTCAACCCGGAAGCCGCCTGCTCATCCCGCGCTGGAACGTCACCACCGCAACACTGCCCGCACCAGTCGGCGAACCCCCGCCCACCATCGGGCTCATGATGCCCACCCGACGAAAAACCCGCGCCGCCCAACGCGCCTACCGCATCGCCGCCGAACGCAACCGCCCACCACCGTTCTAA
- a CDS encoding pyridoxamine 5'-phosphate oxidase family protein, whose product MTGEHDPITVLSEDESWELLKSVALGRLVTNVGGELEIFPVNFVTQGHTVLFRTAEGTKLFGTVMNDKVLFEVDDHNVVEGWSVVIRGTAQVLTAADEIHEADRAQLLPWIATEKLRFVRITPNDMSGRRFVFGPEPEHGAYPS is encoded by the coding sequence ATGACAGGCGAACACGACCCGATCACGGTACTCAGCGAGGATGAGAGCTGGGAGCTGCTGAAGAGCGTCGCGCTGGGCCGGCTGGTGACGAACGTCGGCGGTGAGCTGGAGATCTTCCCGGTCAACTTCGTGACTCAGGGGCACACGGTGCTTTTCCGGACTGCCGAAGGCACAAAGCTTTTCGGCACCGTGATGAATGACAAGGTGCTTTTCGAAGTCGACGATCACAACGTGGTCGAGGGTTGGAGTGTCGTCATTCGCGGGACTGCGCAGGTGCTGACCGCAGCCGATGAGATCCACGAAGCGGACCGGGCACAGCTCTTACCGTGGATCGCGACCGAGAAGCTGCGCTTCGTGCGCATCACTCCGAACGATATGTCCGGCAGGCGGTTTGTCTTCGGGCCGGAGCCCGAGCACGGGGCATACCCCAGTTAG
- a CDS encoding HD domain-containing protein, which produces MQDLVDAWATLLSRHIDNPAVAAVGRDLVASWTEPHRRYHSVEHLRGILSHVEELAEFADDPDAVRLAAWYHDAVYAGLPDDEERSARRAEQDLSRLGLAPQLVDEVARLVRLTITHDPAPGDHNGEVLSDADLAALAVSREHYERNTAAIRAEYQHVPDDVFRRGRVQVLVALLGGPGVFRTEYARREWEPLAQGNLRAELATLTD; this is translated from the coding sequence GTGCAGGATCTGGTTGACGCCTGGGCGACGCTGCTGTCCCGGCACATCGACAACCCGGCGGTAGCCGCGGTCGGACGCGACCTGGTCGCCTCCTGGACCGAACCGCACCGCCGCTACCACTCCGTCGAGCACCTGCGCGGCATTCTCAGCCACGTGGAGGAGCTGGCGGAATTCGCCGACGATCCCGACGCTGTCCGCCTCGCCGCCTGGTACCACGATGCGGTGTACGCCGGGCTGCCCGACGACGAGGAGCGCAGCGCCCGCCGCGCCGAGCAGGACCTGTCGCGGCTGGGGTTGGCACCCCAACTGGTCGACGAAGTCGCGCGCCTGGTGCGGTTGACCATTACGCATGACCCCGCGCCCGGCGACCACAACGGCGAGGTTCTCTCCGATGCGGACCTGGCGGCCCTCGCCGTTTCCAGGGAACACTACGAGCGCAACACCGCGGCCATCCGCGCTGAGTACCAGCACGTGCCCGACGATGTGTTTCGCCGCGGACGCGTGCAGGTCCTGGTGGCCCTGCTCGGCGGGCCTGGTGTGTTTCGCACCGAGTACGCGCGCCGCGAATGGGAACCGCTGGCGCAAGGCAATCTGCGTGCCGAGTTGGCCACGCTGACGGACTGA
- a CDS encoding GtrA family protein gives MSEVAPSTPLSLKTQVVRFILTGGLSACVDFGLYVLFLKLGLQVNVAKTLSFIAGTTTAYLINRRWTFQAPPSTARFIAVIALYALTYAVQVGINYLFYVKFAGQPWQVPVAFVIAQGTATVINFVVQRAVIFRLK, from the coding sequence GTGTCCGAAGTAGCCCCGTCGACGCCCCTGAGCCTCAAGACCCAGGTGGTGCGCTTCATCCTTACCGGCGGGCTGTCGGCGTGCGTGGATTTCGGGCTCTACGTGCTGTTTCTCAAGCTCGGGCTGCAGGTCAATGTGGCCAAAACGCTCAGCTTCATCGCCGGCACCACCACCGCCTATCTGATCAACCGGCGGTGGACGTTCCAGGCGCCGCCCAGTACGGCCCGGTTCATCGCCGTGATCGCCCTTTATGCGCTGACCTACGCGGTCCAGGTCGGCATCAATTACCTGTTCTACGTCAAGTTCGCCGGCCAGCCGTGGCAGGTCCCGGTGGCCTTCGTGATCGCGCAGGGCACCGCCACCGTCATCAACTTTGTAGTCCAGCGAGCAGTGATATTCCGGTTGAAGTAG
- a CDS encoding FAD-binding oxidoreductase, with the protein MATELPLTQRSLTGFGRTAPSVAHVLSTPDVEVIAAAVRQVADADSSSPSYLRRGIVARGLGRSYGDQAGNGGGIVVEMTRLNRIHSLSADTAVADVDAGVSLDQLMKAALPFGLWVPVLPGTRQVTVGGAIGSDIHGKNHHSAGSFGNHVLSLDLLMADGEIRTLTPDGPDSELFWATVGGNGLTGIVIRARIAMTRTETAYFIADGIATADLDETIAVHLDGSEDKYTYSSAWFDLINPPPKLGRAAVSRGSLAKLDQLPKKLAKDPLKFDAPQLLTVPDVFPISAMNKLSFSAIGEVYYRLGGTYQGKIMNLSQFYHLLDLVSGWNNAYGPAGFAQHQFLVPPNALDEFKDIIRWIQTSGHYSALNVFKLFGPGNKAPLSFPMAGWNVAMDFPMKPGANEFLNELDKRAMEFGGRVYTAKDSRVSAESFHRMYPRIDEWIAVRRKADPHGVFASDMARRLELL; encoded by the coding sequence ATGGCTACCGAACTCCCCCTGACACAGCGTTCCCTCACCGGGTTCGGCCGGACCGCGCCGAGCGTGGCGCATGTCCTGTCGACCCCCGATGTGGAGGTGATCGCGGCCGCGGTCCGGCAGGTCGCCGACGCCGATTCCTCCAGCCCGTCCTACCTGCGCCGGGGCATCGTGGCGCGCGGGCTCGGCCGCTCCTACGGAGATCAAGCCGGCAACGGCGGCGGCATCGTCGTCGAGATGACGCGGCTGAACCGCATCCACTCCCTCTCCGCCGACACCGCCGTGGCCGACGTGGACGCCGGGGTGAGCCTGGACCAGCTGATGAAGGCCGCCCTTCCGTTCGGTCTGTGGGTCCCGGTTCTCCCGGGCACCCGGCAGGTGACCGTCGGTGGTGCCATCGGATCCGATATCCACGGCAAGAACCACCACAGCGCGGGCAGCTTCGGCAACCACGTGCTGTCGCTGGACTTGCTGATGGCCGACGGAGAAATCCGCACGCTGACGCCGGACGGCCCCGACAGCGAACTGTTCTGGGCCACCGTTGGCGGAAACGGCTTGACCGGCATCGTGATCCGGGCCCGCATCGCGATGACCCGCACCGAGACGGCCTACTTCATCGCCGACGGTATCGCCACCGCTGACCTGGACGAGACCATCGCGGTCCATCTGGACGGCAGCGAGGACAAGTACACCTATTCCAGCGCCTGGTTCGACCTGATCAATCCGCCGCCCAAGCTGGGACGCGCTGCGGTCAGCCGGGGCAGCCTGGCCAAACTCGATCAGCTGCCCAAGAAACTGGCCAAGGACCCGCTGAAATTCGATGCGCCGCAGCTACTGACGGTGCCCGACGTATTCCCGATCAGCGCCATGAACAAGCTGTCGTTCAGTGCCATCGGTGAGGTGTATTACCGCCTCGGCGGTACCTACCAGGGCAAGATCATGAACTTGTCGCAGTTTTACCACCTGCTCGACCTGGTCAGCGGTTGGAACAATGCTTATGGCCCAGCGGGTTTCGCCCAACACCAGTTCCTCGTGCCGCCCAATGCCCTGGACGAGTTCAAGGACATCATTCGGTGGATTCAGACCAGCGGGCACTACTCGGCGCTCAACGTCTTCAAACTGTTCGGCCCAGGTAACAAGGCTCCGCTGAGCTTCCCCATGGCCGGCTGGAACGTCGCGATGGACTTCCCGATGAAGCCCGGCGCCAATGAGTTCCTCAATGAACTCGACAAGCGGGCAATGGAATTCGGCGGTCGCGTCTACACCGCCAAGGACTCCCGGGTAAGCGCCGAGAGTTTCCACAGAATGTATCCGCGGATCGATGAATGGATTGCGGTGCGCCGCAAGGCCGATCCCCATGGCGTGTTTGCCTCCGATATGGCCCGCCGGCTCGAACTGCTGTAG